The following nucleotide sequence is from Triticum dicoccoides isolate Atlit2015 ecotype Zavitan chromosome 7B, WEW_v2.0, whole genome shotgun sequence.
gcattggatgctcggctcactcacaaggaaggtgttgtcaccatgtgcttattagagtcaagctaggatgatcaatgaactactatctaccttcaattggtatctactacatccttccaatggtatctcggtaacaagtatcatcatctacttcatgcacacatttcttgcatcaaccttgtgtaggttgtatcatggcatgtatttcattctttcttgtgatacttgtttcctttctcaaagcatctcaacgatgatctcatgttgctagttgtgatgtctttgatggttgtgtggtaggaattcatttatatacaataagaccatatctagccatgtgctatgcttccaagcaaatatcttattggtatatgtatgacttccttttggatatcatgttccttcatgttgtaactatgtcaggtgtacatccttctttgtagacatatatcatcatgatttcgtctacctagaaccttatacacctGAGAGAatttacatctctagatgatatcctttctttcacatccaccttgtctttcttatgttatttctttggtggctccgtgaaagcgtttgtcttgagtgcggatcttatatcttgttgcatcttgttgcactcttgtgtagTGCAGATTTTTTCCCTCGTGCTTGTCTTTACGAGGCTTGCCATCttcattggtatccctcgtcttgataaggctttctttttccttcttcaccatgggttgtcgcaAGCCTTGTTGTTAACTCACATtctagtgagcttgtgaacccatttgcttgttGGATGTGTGTGGGGACGACATGTCATGCACCGTGTATTTCATTTACCCaaggctatgttgatgctttatgctcatccttatattagtcttctcaagtgctttgtcatgactcacacacatcattttggttgagcctattcttagttGCCTCTTTTTCATGCTTGCTCAATCTTTTGtctgttgcaagtgctaggctttgtttcctatatgctcacttacaattgttgtaagtttctattgacttTGGGGgatctatgatcctattttgtgcactctgtatccaatacaaatatttttatttgtgcacaaatcatggggagcttctctagtttctttagaacactcctctactcatatcataatatctttttcatgtggctcataggattattggtctagttggttcaattgatatccttttattgcttgcttcaattggtatcttttgattgcttgtgtctctctttgttatgtcttcgtggcatatctttctttagcaatctttgtgcctcaatatagtttgtattcctccaagtatttaccgttggatatgtgtattgcatttcaCTCTCTTATGGAGAAATACACAATTTTgaaggaccacaatttatattggccttcttagctttgcgcccattttggcaatcgatgtcaATGGgaaagaagtttcagagagttttgtggagaagtttagagagttatctcaTCTTGCTTTGGTTGTGTTCCTTAGCATgtgcatctcatacgcatgcactATTGGGTGTTGCATTGCTAGGgaagcataattccttatataaactctcttgaaagtgattgtcatcaattaccaaaatgagggagattgaaaggacatgcggtgcccccatgtgtggttttggtaattgatgacactctctatggactaatggttcattgagttatatttgaaggatttgtccataggctattcttgaagtccatgtgttggtttcaaggagtttatgtgttgaccagggtgctattaaggaattattcaAAGATTGGTTAGGTGAGTGTTGTGCTTAGTTACCATGGTCGCCTCTTCTCATGACATGGGGGCCGCGACCAAatcttattttcagaatatattctCTGCTGATTATACTCTTGAACCCTCTGCTGTTATTGATCTAGTACAGTCACACGTTACTGATGAAATGAATTATTCTCTACGTGCTGATTTCACCAATCAGGAGATTGCAGATGCACTTCTCTAAACTGCTCTGCTCAAAGATGGTTTCCCAGCATGGTTCTTCAAAAGAAATTGGTCCACGGTTAAATTTGCTGCAGCAGCCAATCAATCAGCCATGGTCTATAGCCGAGCCGCCGTGCCGACGCAAAGACAGACCTCAAGGTCTAACACAAAAGTGGCATTTTTTGTAGAATTGGCATGGCAGTGCAAGTCCTTGATCAGACACCACACTAGGTATGATGATTCTGGGTTTTAACTAGCTGACCTACTTGGATCTGAGAGTTTTACAAGCCAATCTTATAAAATCAAGAGGCAAGAGCATTTCAGGCAATAACATAACCGATCAAGGCATGTATCGCAAACCAGCCAATTACGAGCGGAAACGTGGATACAAGCGTAAACATTACAGGCCTAATACGATGAACCAACCACCTGTTACAAGCCCAACCGACATTTTCTAACCAGCCAATGTACAGAGGGAAAACGATATTCCAAGCGGGCACTGAAGTGGCCAATGCTAAGCTTCAACCAAATGACCAGTAACGTAAAAGATGTACATAATTGATCACCTGTTTCTGAGTAGAGGAAAGAGTTCCTCATCCCTTtgttacctactccctccgttcggaattacttgtctcggaaatggatgtatctagaactaaaatacgtctagatacatccatttctgcgacaagtaattccgaacggagggagtaactattacctccattccaaaatacacgACATTTTGGTAGGCCCAACGGAGGTAGCACCAAAGTATCCCCAACaggaaaagtaaataaataagaaAATATCAGCTCCTGCCACACAACAATGAGAAAAGCTTTCTACTGCAAGCATTGAGCAGATATGTAGTATAAATGAGACCTTgatctcatactccctccgttccaaattactcgtcgttgaaatggatgtatctaaaactaaaatacatctagatacatccatacgtgcgacaagtaattcggaacggagggagtacctccatATGTGGAACTGAAAATATAACGAGTCTGCTCACCATTATGCGTTCATTAAGATGCAATGCAAAGTCCAAAGCTGGATCTACAACACATAGAGTTCCGAAGGTAGGGTTTCTTAACCCACTAGTTAAATAAGGGTTTCTTATAACCAACTAATAGAGATGATACTACAGTGACATAAAAAGCAGAACAGTGCTAGGCACCAGCACGATCAAAGCAACATTGCATGCTTTCTCAATATTGTTTAGCTTCTTACGGAACTTCTCATagtcctccgcactccgcctgaacATAAGGGCAATTAAATTAGTTAGGAGATAAAAAGGTATCACTTTTTACTTTTAAAGTATTACTCCCTCCGTGTCAAAACATAAGACGTTTTTTTGACACTTTCAAATAATCAAAAAAACATCTTATATAAAGTTACAGAGGTACTATATACATTCTGCAACTAGGTTTATCTCAGGCAAGTCACAATTCACACAAAGTTCATCACAGGAGCCCTACTTTGCGTCTAAAAAACAAGACTAGAGTCTGCTGAATAAACATGAGAGCACTATTTCAATAGACATTCTGCAACACATATATTGTACCAGATCCAACAATCCTAATACTAATAGAACCTGAAGCAGGTGACTCAAGTCGCTCACAGGAAACCCAAAGCATCCTGAACTGCTTAACCAACTCATTCTCAGTATCATAGATATAGAGTTGCGCAAACTTTGGCGACACGCCCCTTGGCGGCACCAACNNNNNNNNNNAATCTATCCGATGGTAGGCAACACCATTTATTTTAAGTATGTAGACACCCTGACCCACATTTATGCTATCATCAACCTTCGCTCCAAGAGAAGTAAAAGCAAACATCAAATTATAAGATCTGATAAGACGCATAAAAGAATTTGATCGAGGTCCACCATTAAAACCTCATCAGctcatctatatctatctatatctatatctatatctataccaatataaaaagacccggtGGGGCAGATCCAACAGATCTCGGCCATCCATTCACATTCATCCAACAGTTGATATTGTCCTAATGGTGAGCGACTAAACACGTTTAACGCTAAACATAACTTTCTCTTTCGTGATCACCTTCCTTTGGCACAAAAGGAAAGAAACTGCCCCACGTCAATCAAGAAAGAAAGGAAAGTACTTTCTCTTCCGTTATCATCTTCCTTTCGCACGAAAGGAAAGAAACTGCCCACGTCAATCAAGAAAGAAAGAAGGAAAGTAACTGCTGCATCATCGCTCTGCCCCCAAATCACCTCCAGCCGCCGCACCTTCACGACGCCTCCCCCATCGCCTCCAGCCGCCGGACCTTCACGACGCCTCCCGCATCGCCTCGAGCCGTTGCACCTTGAAGGACGCCGCCCCTCCCATCTCTGTGTTGCCCCAACccatcgcctcgcctcgcctcggccGTCGGCAGCGCCGCCTCCCTACACCGATTGGCCGGCCGTCAGggacggcgcgcctcctcctacacCACATGGCTTGGCTGTCGTGGACGGCGCATCCTCCTACAGCCAGCCGTCTGGAAGCCGCCTCCTACACCACCTAACAGGCCGTCGGGGACGCCTCATGTTCCTCGGTGTTATTTGCTGGCCTTCCGGGCGGCTCCGCGGACAACTGCCTCACTAGCTTCGCATCCTCGACATCCTCCAACCAGATCTCCTTCTTGTCGGGGAGAATGGCGAGCATCAGAGTCAGCTGTGGTCTCCCTCTTCGGCTCTCACTATATCTGCCATGCTTGGTGCCCTTCCGTGGTCGACATCGAGCAGGTGCCGGCCGACGCTGCCCCCTCGGGTTCTCATCTTCCACAGGCTGCATCCACCTGGCCGGAAACCAACCCAGGCTCAAGCGACCACCATGTCCATTGGATCTGTCATTGCGTTAAGTTTGGTCAGTTACACGCCCTTGCCACGCAACGCCAGGTGTCATATTGATCTGATGTCTTTTTCTATTCCATTGTGTTAACGGAATCTGATCAGACTCGCATTTTCAACTAATTAGCAATTTCAGATGTGTAGACGTCTACCTATGCATTTGTTCTCACCAAGATGAAGGGAACTGCATAGTGTTGTCCATATGAAAAAACCAAGTCAATGTGATTAATCAAGTACATTCACAAGCAGTCTGGTATAAAACCGACCTTCCTGTTATTATGTACtcgctctgtaaactaatataagagcgtttagataactaaagtagtgatttaaacgctcttatattagtttacggagggagtagatgcttATTGTTTCATCTTGCCTTACTATAAAGGTGCATATTGATGATCTTATAGATGTTGTTACTTATATGAAAGGGCACAAAAGTAGCGTAGATAGTAGTACATCAAATCTTGGAGTTGCTGCTATGCTGAAGCTAATATTCTGAACCTGAGGTGACAAGATGTAGGATCTTTGCTGGTTGCAACAAGCCCCATTTGAGAGGTCCATCATATTAGTGAAGGAAAATTGATAGCTCATTGCTCAGGTCTTATCCTTTTTAGAAGATAGTCAGTGATGCCAGTACAATAAATTCAAAGATGGCATTTTATCGTATGTAACTTATGGTAATCTGAAGAAAAAAAACATCGTGACAACTAGCCTTTGGTAAGTCTATGTGCTCTATTTTTTCCCTTCTACTAGGCATCAAGGCCAGTAAAATATCTTCATGCTTCTCCAATCATACTAGATTTACTAAAACATTAAGTCTGACAATATTTCTTTCACTTTTGTGTATAATCCATTGTGCACACAATAGTTGGTCGGATGATTGATTTCACTGGAATTTGCGCGTACTTAAGTCATGGCTGGTGCAAAGTTAAtttatagttttattttgttgCTATTAAATACTTCAGAAGTCTGCGTTTTGTGTAATTGATTGAATGTGTTTTCTTTTGTGGTCATATGATGAGTTTGTCAAGATCGGGATTAAGTATAGGCATGTGGTATTAGGTATCACCTGCTATTAAATAACATTCATGGATCAAATGTAGTGATATTAATTTAATAATTCATCAATTTGGCAAATGTCAGAGATACTTGAAGGTGGCACATATGTCCGCTATATAACCACTACGACACAAATATACTATTAGAGATGTGTTCTCCCAAGGACAAAGGG
It contains:
- the LOC119339936 gene encoding uncharacterized protein LOC119339936 isoform X1 translates to MAAAIRSLLRKAAPSLGRGSPALGRMSPVVQGLSPAARLLSTTGGQVAYSDDDETLAKQREEIKRMTAEFDASMLEIRKNLDAMDEIERSNGHGGRLSLGWFPARWMQPVEDENPRGQRRPAPARCRPRKGTKHGRYSESRRGRPQLTLMLAILPDKKEIWLEDVEDAKLVRQLSAEPPGRPANNTEEHEASPTAC